A single window of Rhizobium sp. SL42 DNA harbors:
- the mgtE gene encoding magnesium transporter has translation MTETEDDIRSRALADEDHADIYADDGSIRLDFLAIVGAAIADRDLLFLRQHVARLHESELGDLIEAIQPDQRIALVRLLGDDFDMTALTEVDEAIRLQIVGHLPNAQIAAAIGDLDSDDAVYILEDLDQEDRDEILAQLPFTERVRLRRALDYPESSAGRRMQTEFVAVPPFWTVGQTIDYMRDEEGLPESFTQIFVIDPTFKLLGVIDLDRILRTKRLVKIETIMRETNHPIPAEMDQEEAAQLFEQYDLLSAAVVDESGRLVGVLTIDDVVDVIQEEAEEDLMRLGGVGDEELSDNIAETSRSRVPWLAVNLFTAFVSASVISLFEATIEQVVALAILMPIVAGMGGNAGSQTMTVTVRALATRNLDIHNAWRVARREAGVGLINGVLFGCLVGTVAAIWFQDIHIGGLITTAMLINMFAAAMAGITIPILLVRAGADPAVSSAVFVTAITDTTGFFSFLGLATWWFGIGIGS, from the coding sequence ATGACGGAGACCGAGGACGACATCCGTAGCCGCGCCCTTGCCGACGAAGATCACGCGGATATCTATGCGGATGACGGTTCGATCCGCCTGGATTTTCTGGCGATCGTCGGTGCTGCCATTGCCGACCGCGATCTTCTCTTCCTGCGCCAGCATGTCGCCCGCCTGCACGAGTCTGAACTCGGCGACCTGATCGAGGCTATCCAGCCGGATCAACGTATCGCGCTTGTGCGCCTGCTCGGCGACGATTTCGACATGACGGCACTGACCGAAGTCGATGAGGCCATCCGGTTGCAGATCGTCGGTCACCTGCCGAACGCCCAGATCGCGGCAGCGATCGGCGACCTCGATTCGGACGATGCCGTCTACATTCTCGAAGACCTCGACCAGGAAGACCGCGACGAGATCCTGGCGCAGCTGCCGTTCACCGAGCGGGTGCGCCTGCGCCGGGCGCTCGACTACCCGGAAAGCTCGGCCGGCCGGCGCATGCAGACCGAGTTTGTCGCCGTGCCACCGTTCTGGACGGTTGGCCAGACGATCGACTACATGCGCGACGAGGAAGGGTTGCCGGAAAGCTTTACCCAGATCTTCGTCATCGACCCGACCTTCAAGCTGCTCGGCGTCATCGACCTTGATCGCATCCTGCGCACCAAGCGGCTGGTGAAGATCGAAACCATCATGCGCGAGACCAACCATCCGATCCCGGCCGAAATGGATCAGGAAGAGGCGGCGCAGCTTTTCGAGCAATATGACCTTCTGTCGGCTGCCGTCGTCGACGAAAGCGGTCGGTTGGTCGGCGTGCTGACCATCGACGACGTGGTCGATGTGATCCAGGAAGAGGCCGAGGAAGACCTCATGCGCCTTGGCGGCGTCGGCGATGAGGAACTGTCCGACAATATTGCGGAGACGTCACGCTCGCGCGTGCCATGGCTTGCGGTCAACCTGTTCACCGCGTTCGTCTCCGCATCGGTCATTTCGCTGTTCGAGGCGACCATAGAACAGGTCGTTGCGCTTGCCATCCTGATGCCGATCGTTGCCGGCATGGGCGGCAATGCCGGTTCGCAGACGATGACAGTGACCGTCCGGGCGCTGGCGACCCGCAATCTGGACATCCACAACGCCTGGCGCGTCGCACGTCGCGAGGCGGGCGTCGGGCTGATCAACGGCGTGCTGTTCGGCTGTCTCGTCGGCACGGTGGCGGCGATCTGGTTCCAGGATATCCATATCGGCGGATTGATCACCACCGCTATGCTGATCAACATGTTCGCCGCAGCGATGGCCGGCATCACCATCCCCATCCTGCTGGTACGCGCTGGTGCCGACCCGGCGGTGTCTTCCGCCGTGTTCGTCACCGCGATTACCGATACGACCGGCTTCTTCAGCTTCCTCGGTCTTGCCACATGGTGGTTCGGCATCGGAATCGGCAGCTAA
- a CDS encoding BON domain-containing protein, with amino-acid sequence MAKDNRKTEFSREDDYRDYEQRDIDNGWPYADGSGATAEPVENHGYGETGANFDRDRNKGFGVSTVEANGLQPQPATPALSANDHSDDDDQLESDIDAALSDFDHNILAGIDIQVDGQAGGHLVTLRGAVDTAEERRSIELKVLALNGVRAVHNHITTLGIDSHIPGDAD; translated from the coding sequence ATGGCCAAGGACAACCGCAAGACCGAATTTTCCCGCGAAGACGATTACCGCGACTACGAGCAGCGCGATATCGACAATGGCTGGCCCTATGCCGACGGGTCCGGCGCCACGGCCGAGCCTGTCGAGAACCACGGTTACGGCGAGACCGGCGCCAATTTCGATCGCGATCGCAACAAGGGCTTCGGCGTGAGCACGGTCGAGGCAAACGGCCTGCAGCCTCAACCGGCCACGCCTGCCCTCTCGGCCAACGATCACAGCGACGACGACGACCAGCTCGAATCGGATATCGACGCGGCGCTTTCGGATTTCGACCACAATATCCTGGCCGGGATCGACATCCAGGTTGATGGACAGGCTGGCGGTCATCTGGTGACGTTGCGCGGCGCCGTTGATACGGCCGAGGAACGTCGCAGCATCGAGTTGAAGGTGCTGGCGCTCAACGGTGTCCGCGCTGTGCACAACCATATCACCACGCTCGGCATCGACAGCCACATTCCCGGCGATGCCGATTGA
- a CDS encoding methyltransferase family protein produces MNAYRQQPLRYPWPPMLFGIAIIAALLAHKLIGILPLGGGSWRSLAGLLLAAFAVAIDVWAAKTLIDSHTPVMHTSCAQRLVTTGPFRFSRNPIYLGYTLMTVALGLITGNAWFLITGLIAAAVTGLVAVRCEEMHLLARFGIDFEQYCRQTRRWI; encoded by the coding sequence ATGAATGCCTACAGGCAGCAGCCCTTGCGTTATCCATGGCCGCCCATGCTGTTTGGGATCGCAATCATTGCCGCCCTGCTCGCGCACAAACTGATCGGCATCCTGCCGCTTGGCGGCGGCTCATGGCGATCGCTTGCCGGACTGTTACTCGCTGCATTTGCCGTCGCGATCGACGTCTGGGCGGCAAAGACTTTGATCGATTCCCACACGCCGGTCATGCATACCAGCTGCGCACAGCGGCTCGTCACCACCGGACCGTTCAGGTTCAGCCGTAATCCGATCTATCTTGGCTATACGCTGATGACGGTCGCTCTTGGCCTGATCACCGGCAATGCCTGGTTCCTGATCACAGGCTTGATCGCCGCCGCGGTGACCGGCCTGGTCGCCGTTCGCTGTGAGGAAATGCACCTGCTGGCGCGCTTCGGCATCGATTTTGAACAATATTGTCGCCAGACGCGCCGCTGGATCTAG
- a CDS encoding heparan-alpha-glucosaminide N-acetyltransferase, which produces MNSAAVAKARHRLLWLDATRGIALIAMATYHFSWDLEFFGYLAPGTSTEGFLRLYARMIASSFLFLAGFSLFLAHYPQLKLKAFLQRLVVIVAAALAISAATWWFVPDGWIFFGILHCIATASVIGLLFLRLPPALTLTAAIGAFALPNLWRSDIFDAPGLWFVGLSHNLPRSNDYVPLLPWLGALLCGIAVARILHDRNGFARLAKLPAGPAWLRWGGRHSLIIYLLHQPILFALVYGVSLVMPAAKPDPAITYINSCESGCQAEGSSQAVCQRFCGCTLERLQQQSLLEPLQSGAILPDQDERILKLASECSTTSQ; this is translated from the coding sequence ATGAACAGCGCGGCAGTGGCAAAGGCAAGACACCGGCTGTTGTGGCTCGATGCCACAAGGGGCATCGCCCTGATCGCCATGGCGACCTACCACTTCTCTTGGGATCTCGAGTTTTTCGGCTATCTGGCGCCTGGCACATCGACGGAGGGCTTCCTGCGGCTCTACGCACGGATGATCGCGTCCAGCTTTCTCTTTCTTGCCGGCTTCAGCCTTTTCCTCGCCCACTATCCGCAACTGAAGCTGAAGGCCTTTCTCCAGCGCCTGGTCGTGATCGTTGCTGCGGCACTGGCGATTTCGGCAGCCACATGGTGGTTCGTTCCCGACGGCTGGATCTTCTTCGGCATCCTGCATTGCATCGCCACGGCCAGCGTCATCGGCTTGCTGTTTCTGCGCCTTCCGCCTGCACTGACGCTGACCGCTGCGATCGGAGCTTTCGCGCTGCCAAACCTGTGGCGTTCGGACATCTTCGATGCGCCGGGGCTTTGGTTTGTCGGCCTGTCGCACAATCTGCCGCGGTCGAACGACTATGTCCCGCTTCTGCCCTGGCTTGGCGCGCTGCTATGCGGCATCGCCGTTGCCCGTATCCTGCACGATCGCAACGGCTTTGCCCGGCTTGCCAAACTGCCCGCAGGACCGGCCTGGCTGCGCTGGGGTGGTCGCCATAGCCTGATCATCTACCTGCTGCATCAGCCGATCCTGTTTGCCCTTGTCTATGGCGTATCGCTGGTGATGCCGGCGGCAAAACCCGATCCGGCGATCACCTATATCAACAGCTGCGAGAGCGGCTGCCAGGCCGAGGGCAGCAGCCAGGCGGTGTGCCAGCGCTTTTGCGGCTGCACCTTAGAGCGCCTGCAACAGCAATCGCTGCTCGAACCACTCCAGTCTGGCGCAATCCTGCCGGATCAGGATGAGCGCATCCTAAAGCTTGCAAGTGAGTGTTCGACAACGAGTCAGTGA
- a CDS encoding DUF599 domain-containing protein — protein MTVTDYCAMALFVFLWMAYAWITGQKRILKRTSLTMAMAERRREWILNSLTRDLKMIDTQIMGGLQNGTAFFASTTIFAIGGCFALLGATEQVDAIIKDIPYIVQGGRAAFEMKVSGLIALFAYSFFKFGWSYRLFNYCTILFGTIPMMAEAEKDPARSREAAEITIRMNIIAASHFNAGLRAIFYSIGYLGWFVSPYIFMLTTVLVFIVLLRRQFFSEARLALLSDRER, from the coding sequence ATGACCGTGACCGACTACTGCGCCATGGCGCTTTTTGTGTTTCTCTGGATGGCTTATGCCTGGATCACCGGGCAGAAACGCATCCTGAAGCGGACCAGTCTGACCATGGCCATGGCGGAGCGCCGTCGGGAATGGATACTCAATTCGCTGACGCGCGACCTGAAGATGATCGACACCCAGATCATGGGTGGCCTGCAGAATGGAACGGCGTTTTTCGCCTCGACGACAATCTTTGCCATTGGCGGCTGCTTTGCCCTGCTCGGCGCGACCGAGCAGGTCGATGCGATCATCAAGGACATCCCCTATATCGTCCAAGGCGGTCGCGCGGCCTTCGAGATGAAGGTCAGCGGCCTGATCGCACTGTTTGCCTATTCCTTCTTCAAGTTCGGCTGGTCCTATCGGCTGTTCAACTATTGCACCATCCTGTTCGGCACCATTCCGATGATGGCGGAGGCCGAGAAAGATCCAGCCAGGTCCCGCGAGGCGGCCGAAATCACGATCCGCATGAACATTATCGCCGCAAGCCATTTCAACGCCGGCCTGCGCGCGATCTTCTATTCGATCGGCTATCTTGGCTGGTTCGTCAGCCCGTACATCTTCATGCTGACGACGGTGCTTGTCTTCATCGTGTTGCTGCGCCGGCAATTCTTCTCCGAAGCACGGTTGGCGCTGTTGAGCGACCGGGAACGCTGA
- a CDS encoding MerR family transcriptional regulator, with amino-acid sequence MKKFYSITELTREFGVSTRTLRFYEDEGLLHPERRGRTRLYRSADRRLLQEILRGRRIGFTIAEIREIVHVYKEPPGEIGQLKLMMKRIDEKREELRQKRRDIDETLAELNHAEEACLTRLVEIGVGS; translated from the coding sequence GTGAAGAAGTTTTATAGCATCACCGAGCTGACACGGGAATTCGGCGTGTCGACGCGCACTCTACGCTTCTACGAGGATGAGGGTCTGCTTCATCCCGAGCGGCGTGGGAGAACCCGTCTCTACCGCTCGGCGGATCGCCGTCTGCTTCAGGAAATCCTGCGTGGACGCCGCATTGGCTTCACCATCGCGGAAATCCGCGAGATCGTGCACGTCTACAAGGAGCCGCCGGGCGAAATCGGTCAGTTGAAGCTGATGATGAAGCGCATCGACGAGAAGCGCGAGGAGCTGCGCCAGAAACGCCGCGACATCGACGAGACGCTGGCCGAGCTCAATCATGCCGAGGAAGCCTGCCTGACCCGTCTGGTGGAAATCGGCGTGGGTAGCTGA
- a CDS encoding peptide deformylase, with product MLSIRRYPDPALKSRCSEVTVFDADLKALADNLHAAMTAAPGVGITAAHCGILQRVVVLDLPELGGRRDYVNPELLAASDDTMEHTEGSVSMPGMTETIARPRLIEIRYRTLDGQKRFETLEDFAAICMQHEIDQLDGLFWIHRLSRLKRERLLKKWEKQAR from the coding sequence ATGTTATCCATCCGCCGCTATCCCGATCCCGCCCTGAAAAGCCGCTGCTCCGAAGTTACCGTATTCGACGCTGACCTGAAGGCGCTGGCGGACAACCTGCATGCGGCAATGACGGCCGCGCCGGGCGTCGGCATCACCGCCGCCCATTGCGGCATCCTCCAGCGCGTCGTCGTGCTCGACCTGCCGGAACTCGGCGGTCGCCGCGACTATGTCAATCCGGAACTTCTTGCCGCATCGGACGATACGATGGAACACACCGAAGGCAGCGTTTCCATGCCGGGCATGACCGAAACGATTGCGCGCCCTCGCCTGATCGAGATTCGCTACCGGACACTTGATGGACAGAAGAGGTTCGAAACGCTGGAGGACTTTGCAGCGATCTGCATGCAGCACGAAATAGACCAGCTCGACGGCCTGTTCTGGATCCACAGGCTGTCGCGACTGAAGCGCGAGCGCCTGTTGAAGAAATGGGAAAAGCAGGCGCGCTGA
- a CDS encoding L-serine ammonia-lyase has protein sequence MFLSVFDVFKIGVGPSSSHTMGPMTAANRFLDLILSDEWPRPAGAHVTALKASLHGSLAYTGIGHGTGNAVIIGLMGEAPDKVDPDRMDDIIAEVERTGRVTPPGHPGYSFKPKDDLVYDKKTPLPGHANAMRLTALDRDGRVLLTQVYFSIGGGFVVTETELLAMQKNKKAASTQKVPYPFASAKEMLAMAASSGLSIAQMKRANEEAVMDRATLDAGLDRIWDAMSGCIDRGLKQDGRLPGGLNVRRRARSIHDKLQEEWRSNRQNPLLANDWLSVYAMAVNEENAAGGRVVTSPTNGAAGVVPATVRYYLHFHPEADQEGIRDYLLTAAAIGGIIKHNASISGAEVGCQGEVGSASAMAAAGLAAVMGGSPEQIENAAEIALEHHLGMTCDPIAGLVQVPCIERNALGAVKAVTAASLAMKGDGEHFVPLDACIETMRQTGNDMNEKYKETSLGGLAVNVVEC, from the coding sequence ATGTTTCTTTCGGTTTTCGACGTCTTCAAGATCGGGGTAGGGCCTTCGAGTTCCCATACGATGGGACCGATGACGGCTGCCAACCGGTTTCTCGATCTGATACTTTCAGACGAATGGCCGCGCCCCGCCGGTGCGCATGTGACGGCGCTGAAGGCGAGCCTGCACGGCTCGCTAGCCTATACCGGCATCGGCCATGGCACCGGCAATGCCGTGATCATCGGCCTGATGGGGGAAGCGCCGGACAAGGTCGATCCGGACCGGATGGACGACATCATCGCCGAAGTCGAGCGCACCGGTCGCGTGACGCCGCCCGGCCATCCCGGCTACAGCTTCAAGCCAAAGGACGATCTCGTCTACGACAAGAAGACGCCGCTGCCCGGCCACGCCAATGCGATGCGCCTGACTGCGCTCGATCGTGACGGCCGTGTGCTGCTCACGCAGGTCTATTTCTCCATCGGCGGTGGCTTCGTCGTCACCGAAACCGAGCTACTTGCGATGCAGAAGAACAAGAAGGCGGCGTCGACGCAGAAGGTTCCTTATCCCTTTGCCTCGGCCAAGGAGATGCTGGCCATGGCGGCAAGCTCCGGGTTGAGCATTGCCCAGATGAAGCGGGCGAATGAAGAGGCGGTAATGGACCGCGCCACGCTGGATGCCGGGCTTGACCGGATCTGGGACGCGATGAGCGGCTGTATCGATCGCGGACTGAAGCAGGACGGCCGGCTTCCAGGCGGCCTCAACGTGCGCCGCCGCGCCCGGTCGATCCATGACAAGCTGCAGGAGGAATGGCGCAGCAACCGGCAGAACCCGCTTCTGGCCAATGACTGGCTGTCGGTCTATGCCATGGCCGTCAACGAAGAGAATGCAGCCGGTGGCCGCGTCGTCACGTCGCCGACCAATGGTGCGGCCGGCGTGGTTCCGGCGACCGTGCGCTACTACCTGCATTTCCATCCGGAAGCCGATCAGGAAGGCATTCGCGACTATCTGCTGACGGCCGCTGCGATCGGCGGGATCATCAAGCACAATGCCTCGATCTCGGGCGCTGAAGTCGGCTGTCAGGGCGAGGTCGGCTCGGCTTCGGCCATGGCTGCTGCCGGACTGGCCGCCGTGATGGGCGGATCGCCGGAGCAGATCGAGAATGCCGCCGAGATCGCGCTGGAACATCATCTCGGCATGACCTGCGATCCGATCGCCGGCCTCGTGCAGGTGCCCTGCATCGAACGCAACGCTCTGGGCGCGGTCAAGGCGGTCACGGCTGCCTCACTGGCGATGAAAGGCGATGGCGAGCATTTCGTCCCGCTCGACGCCTGTATCGAGACCATGCGTCAGACCGGCAACGACATGAACGAAAAATACAAGGAAACCTCGCTGGGCGGCCTGGCGGTCAACGTCGTCGAATGTTGA